Proteins encoded together in one Ipomoea triloba cultivar NCNSP0323 chromosome 4, ASM357664v1 window:
- the LOC116015863 gene encoding DELLA protein RGL2-like, whose amino-acid sequence MGNSGFDPQNAAQNEANGEEEDDHQILVLVNSPTLQDLYLDAAVQPPFDESSNKETHPAILPSSLALLKRFGRRFSKLKGQKKTNPRRKRAEESDNPSKKLSTDAILRLAGHNFIQSFSHHDSTFFLGLSDQDRKDVELVGYLLSAAEKVGQSDYDSAEILLTRCDELSSHQGNSVERLVHYFSQSLWAKIFCQTDSSSLFFQQDLEEALMNLRPCIAYHQKVPITQVFQFTSIQTVIEHVEDARKVHIIDLEIRSGVQWTILMQSFAESPCPEHLKITALQANKHHSKIEEETGMRLRSFAQSLNLCFSYNLVALDDLLNDNKEISFSALSGFQPDGEEKEQEEEEEETVIVYASCFFTTMISKQEKMESLMRVIKNVNPRVMFLTEVEANMNSVGFVNRFTEALFYYGAYFDALEDCMKSDEANRTTMEAKHFGQGIRNVVASEGESRVIRHVSIKVWREFFVRFGMEEMELSTPSVYQATLVLKRFGCGKSCTLDMDGKALTVGWKGTPLLSLSAWKFL is encoded by the coding sequence ATGGGGAATTCTGGTTTTGACCCACAGAATGCTGCTCAAAACGAGGCTAACGGTGAAGAAGAAGACGACCACCAAATACTTGTCCTTGTCAATTCTCCAACCCTCCAAGACTTGTATCTTGATGCTGCTGTACAACCACCATTTGATGAATCCAGCAACAAGGAAACCCATCCTGCAATATTGCCTTCCTCCCTCGCCCTCCTCAAACGCTTCGGAAGAAGATTCAGTAAACTAAAGGGACAAAAAAAGACCAATCCCAGACGTAAAAGAGCAGAAGAATCGGATAATCCCTCCAAGAAGCTCTCCACCGATGCAATATTACGCCTGGCTGGGCATAACTTCATCCAATCATTTTCCCATCACGATAGTACTTTCTTCTTGGGACTTTCGGATCAAGATCGTAAAGATGTAGAGCTGGTAGGATACCTTCTTTCTGCTGCCgagaaagtggggcaatccgaCTATGATTCCGCAGAAATTCTACTCACCAGATGCGATGAACTAAGTTCCCATCAGGGGAATTCTGTGGAGAGACTAGTCCACTATTTCTCCCAATCTCTCTGGGCAAAAATCTTTTGCCAAACAGATTCCAGCTCTCTGTTCTTCCAACAAGATCTTGAAGAAGCACTCATGAACCTACGGCCCTGCATTGCTTACCATCAAAAAGTACCCATCACTCAGGTCTTCCAATTCACCAGCATTCAAACCGTGATAGAGCACGTAGAGGATGCAAGAAAGGTGCACATCATTGATCTTGAGATTAGGAGTGGGGTTCAGTGGACAATTCTAATGCAAAGCTTCGCCGAATCCCCCTGCCCCGAGCATCTAAAGATTACTGCTCTGCAGGCAAATAAACACCACTCCAAAATCGAGGAAGAAACGGGCATGAGATTAAGGAGCTTTGCCCAGTCCTTAAACTTGTGTTTTTCGTATAACCTAGTGGCTTTAGATGACCTGCTAAATGATAATAAGGAAATTAGCTTCTCAGCCCTCTCTGGGTTTCAGCCAGATGGTgaagaaaaagaacaagaagaagaagaggaagaaacagTTATAGTATACGCAAGTTGCTTTTTCACAACAATgatttcaaagcaagaaaagatGGAGTCTTTAATGAGGGTGATCAAAAATGTGAACCCCAGGGTGATGTTCCTCACAGAAGTGGAAGCAAACATGAATTCCGTGGGGTTTGTGAACCGTTTCACTGAAGCCCTCTTCTACTACGGGGCGTATTTCGACGCATTGGAGGATTGTATGAAGAGTGATGAAGCTAATAGGACAACAATGGAAGCGAAACACTTCGGACAGGGAATAAGGAACGTAGTGGCAAGTGAAGGGGAGAGTAGGGTGATTCGACATGTGAGCATAAAGGTGTGGAGAGAGTTCTTTGTGCGGTTTGGGATGGAGGAGATGGAGCTAAGCACGCCTTCTGTGTATCAAGCAACTCTGGTGTTGAAGAGATTTGGTTGTGGGAAGAGTTGCACACTTGACATGGATGGGAAGGCCTTGACTGTTGGGTGGAAAGGAACTCCTCTTCTCTCACTCTCTGCTTGGAAATTTCTTTAG